One segment of Drosophila mauritiana strain mau12 chromosome 3R, ASM438214v1, whole genome shotgun sequence DNA contains the following:
- the LOC117143080 gene encoding piezo-type mechanosensitive ion channel component-like isoform X3, which produces MPAYVAICIPNKMWLPKTNFGYMEIPFLYILRTMLDWVCIDTTLTVMEWIKMEDIFQSVFIVRCYRQMDTDFPVLRGEPKALYSKLLIGGTIILILIALIWSPLFLFALVGTVGKPNIPQKADIAVKINHYEPIYVSQSNSDILQFSNSDFQKLTNRIILDNYASDSMMLYDAVDVTAIKFYENSISLWNMPPPDKERLLHDLSNGAKLDIHLTLTLKCNLTPEAVIYETTYTLTENKVHTRDKLIRLMTANFSNEKVIVPNILPKFITVQRQQANAKFIKDYDGRQHIRLDG; this is translated from the exons atgccTGCATATGTTGCTATCTGCATACCAAATAAGATGTGGTTACCCAAAACGAATTTTGG TTACATGGAAATACCATTTTTGTATATTCTCCGAACAATGTTAGACTGGGTATGCATAGATACAACTCTTACAGTAATGGAATGGATAAAAATGGAGGACATTTTCCAGTCGGTGTTTATTGTACGTTGCTATAGGCAAATGGATACAGACTTTCCTGTTCTACGAGGAGAACCGAAAGCTTTGTATTCAAAACTTCTAATTGGTGGAACAATTATATTAATTCTCATTGCCCTGATTTGGAGTCCACTGTTCCTATTTGCACTTGTTGGAACAGTCGGTAAGCCTAATATACCACAAAAGGCGGATATAGCAGTAAAAATCAATCATTATGAACCAATATATGTTTCACAAAGCAATTCCGACATTCTTCAATTTTCAAACTCCGATTTTCAAAAGCTAACTAACCGTATAATTTTGGATAACTATGCATCGGATTCTATGATGCTTTATGACGCGGTTGATGTTACTGCTATTAAGTTTTATGAAAACTCCATATCTCTATGGAATATGCCGCCACCTGATAAAGAACGTTTATTACATGATTTGAGTAATG gTGCAAAATTGGATATACACCTAACTCTTacattaaaatgtaatttgacACCAGAAGCAGTAATCTATGAAACTACTTATACACTAACGGAGAACAAAGTACATACAAGGGATAAGCTCATAAGACTCATGACTGCCAATTTTTCCAATGAGAAAGTTATTGTACCGAATATTTTACCAAAGTTTATCACTGTTCAAAGACAACAAGCTAATGCAAAATTTATTAAGGACTACGATG GTCGGCAACATATAAGGCTAGATGGTTGA
- the LOC117143080 gene encoding piezo-type mechanosensitive ion channel component-like isoform X1 produces the protein MLIVQFITIVTERAIYLRKALIYKIFFHFISVLGIHIWMFFLVPYITSHSFGETAPVLFYLIKCLHMLLSAYQIRCGYPKRILGNVFTKGYSLANYIAFKIYMEIPFLYILRTMLDWVCIDTTLTVMEWIKMEDIFQSVFIVRCYRQMDTDFPVLRGEPKALYSKLLIGGTIILILIALIWSPLFLFALVGTVGKPNIPQKADIAVKINHYEPIYVSQSNSDILQFSNSDFQKLTNRIILDNYASDSMMLYDAVDVTAIKFYENSISLWNMPPPDKERLLHDLSNGAKLDIHLTLTLKCNLTPEAVIYETTYTLTENKVHTRDKLIRLMTANFSNEKVIVPNILPKFITVQRQQANAKFIKDYDGRQHIRLDG, from the exons ATGTTGATTGTGCAGTTTATTACGATTGTAACGGAACGCGCCATTTATTTACGAAAAGCACTGATatacaaaattttttttcattttatctCGGTATTGGGAATTCATATTTGGATGTTTTTTTTGGTGCCGTATATAACATCACACAGTTTTGGTGAAACTGCCcctgttttgttttatttaataaaatgccTGCATATGTTGCTATCTGCATACCAAATAAGATGTGGTTACCCAAAACGAATTTTGGGTAATGTATTTACAAAAGGATATTCATTGGCGAACTATATAgcttttaaaat TTACATGGAAATACCATTTTTGTATATTCTCCGAACAATGTTAGACTGGGTATGCATAGATACAACTCTTACAGTAATGGAATGGATAAAAATGGAGGACATTTTCCAGTCGGTGTTTATTGTACGTTGCTATAGGCAAATGGATACAGACTTTCCTGTTCTACGAGGAGAACCGAAAGCTTTGTATTCAAAACTTCTAATTGGTGGAACAATTATATTAATTCTCATTGCCCTGATTTGGAGTCCACTGTTCCTATTTGCACTTGTTGGAACAGTCGGTAAGCCTAATATACCACAAAAGGCGGATATAGCAGTAAAAATCAATCATTATGAACCAATATATGTTTCACAAAGCAATTCCGACATTCTTCAATTTTCAAACTCCGATTTTCAAAAGCTAACTAACCGTATAATTTTGGATAACTATGCATCGGATTCTATGATGCTTTATGACGCGGTTGATGTTACTGCTATTAAGTTTTATGAAAACTCCATATCTCTATGGAATATGCCGCCACCTGATAAAGAACGTTTATTACATGATTTGAGTAATG gTGCAAAATTGGATATACACCTAACTCTTacattaaaatgtaatttgacACCAGAAGCAGTAATCTATGAAACTACTTATACACTAACGGAGAACAAAGTACATACAAGGGATAAGCTCATAAGACTCATGACTGCCAATTTTTCCAATGAGAAAGTTATTGTACCGAATATTTTACCAAAGTTTATCACTGTTCAAAGACAACAAGCTAATGCAAAATTTATTAAGGACTACGATG GTCGGCAACATATAAGGCTAGATGGTTGA
- the LOC117143080 gene encoding piezo-type mechanosensitive ion channel component-like isoform X2: protein MLIVQFITIVTERAIYLRKALIYKIFFHFISVLGIHIWMFFLVPYITSHSFGETAPVLFYLIKCLHMLLSAYQIRCGYPKRILGNVFTKGYSLANYIAFKIYMEIPFLYILRTMLDWSVFIVRCYRQMDTDFPVLRGEPKALYSKLLIGGTIILILIALIWSPLFLFALVGTVGKPNIPQKADIAVKINHYEPIYVSQSNSDILQFSNSDFQKLTNRIILDNYASDSMMLYDAVDVTAIKFYENSISLWNMPPPDKERLLHDLSNGAKLDIHLTLTLKCNLTPEAVIYETTYTLTENKVHTRDKLIRLMTANFSNEKVIVPNILPKFITVQRQQANAKFIKDYDGRQHIRLDG from the exons ATGTTGATTGTGCAGTTTATTACGATTGTAACGGAACGCGCCATTTATTTACGAAAAGCACTGATatacaaaattttttttcattttatctCGGTATTGGGAATTCATATTTGGATGTTTTTTTTGGTGCCGTATATAACATCACACAGTTTTGGTGAAACTGCCcctgttttgttttatttaataaaatgccTGCATATGTTGCTATCTGCATACCAAATAAGATGTGGTTACCCAAAACGAATTTTGGGTAATGTATTTACAAAAGGATATTCATTGGCGAACTATATAgcttttaaaat TTACATGGAAATACCATTTTTGTATATTCTCCGAACAATGTTAGACTGG TCGGTGTTTATTGTACGTTGCTATAGGCAAATGGATACAGACTTTCCTGTTCTACGAGGAGAACCGAAAGCTTTGTATTCAAAACTTCTAATTGGTGGAACAATTATATTAATTCTCATTGCCCTGATTTGGAGTCCACTGTTCCTATTTGCACTTGTTGGAACAGTCGGTAAGCCTAATATACCACAAAAGGCGGATATAGCAGTAAAAATCAATCATTATGAACCAATATATGTTTCACAAAGCAATTCCGACATTCTTCAATTTTCAAACTCCGATTTTCAAAAGCTAACTAACCGTATAATTTTGGATAACTATGCATCGGATTCTATGATGCTTTATGACGCGGTTGATGTTACTGCTATTAAGTTTTATGAAAACTCCATATCTCTATGGAATATGCCGCCACCTGATAAAGAACGTTTATTACATGATTTGAGTAATG gTGCAAAATTGGATATACACCTAACTCTTacattaaaatgtaatttgacACCAGAAGCAGTAATCTATGAAACTACTTATACACTAACGGAGAACAAAGTACATACAAGGGATAAGCTCATAAGACTCATGACTGCCAATTTTTCCAATGAGAAAGTTATTGTACCGAATATTTTACCAAAGTTTATCACTGTTCAAAGACAACAAGCTAATGCAAAATTTATTAAGGACTACGATG GTCGGCAACATATAAGGCTAGATGGTTGA